The Pseudanabaena sp. BC1403 genomic sequence TATCATTGCAAATGATGCGGATATGCTTAGTTGTATCCTCTAAGATTGCAGGACGGGGATAGTCCCAGACAGACTCTTGACCTGCTTGTGGTTCAATTCGATTTGGATGCATGGGAATTAATTATCTCTTAAATATATTCTAATCATTCGTAGGGGCAATTCATGAATTGCCCCTACGAATGGGCTATTCTAAAGCCTGCATGTTGATAGAAGTTGGGACGGAACCAGTTACGATAATACTTCTCAGCTTCGGTTCCACTTGTAATCCAAGAGCCGCCTGCCATCATATTGTGTTTAGTATCAAAATATGAAGCGGAATAGCCCTCATATAGATAATGGGGTTGATATCCTGTGAGCGGCGTTAAATGATCGCTCAGCCATTCCCAAACATTGCCGCGCAGGTCGTATAGCCCTGACGGACTTTGGGCTTCTAAAGAACCAACAGGACTCGGAGAAGCAAACTTTAAATTGAGATTGAAGCCTGAATTTGTTTCCTCTATGGGCTGCCGTAAATTTGACACTCCGTAAGTTGCCAGATTCCATTCTGCCTCACTCATCAGACGAGTATCATTTCCTTTCCAATGGCAATAGGCGATCGCTTCATAGTGATTGACCTCGGCAGGAAAATCAAAGGGCATCGCGATTTCATCGAACATAGCGCGATATTTATAGTTGTTACCTTGCTGAATCCAGAATTTAGGGTGCTTGATCTTATGCTGAACTTTCCAAGACCATGACTGTTCGTGCCAATATTGTTGATTTTCGTAGCCGTCATCTTTGACAAAATCAAGAAATTCGGCATTTGTAATCAGGTATTTACTCGCTTGAAAAGTCTCTACATTGACAAGGCGATCGCCATATTCAATATCCCAACCATAGATGTTTGAATCTTGAGGTTTGCCCAGCTGTACATCACCACCCTTAATCTCAATCATTTCATTTGCGGAGGTATAGCCATTGGCTGGAGCGTATTGCCAACTTTCAGGACGGTGGAGTTTATCAACTGGTAATTGGCGAATTAACATCGATGAGGTTTCGATATGAATATATTGATGCTCGATCGCCATCATTAATGCCCAAAGCGGATGTTCTTGATTGATCGGCAATGCGATCGCCATATTATGAATAAATTCACTAATCCTGTCATAGACTTGCTGGCGATATTCCCAAACTGCGGTAACTTCCGCTTGTCGCAGACTGGCAAAAATACCAGATATATCATCGGGCTTTTCGGGATCGACTCCGATTTCAAAGAGAACTTCAAAATCTGGATTAATTCGTGCAGAAAGTAACCCGACTCTGACTAATTTATTGATATAAAAGACTGCCGAATGACCTAGATAAAAAATCAATAAATTGCGGAGGCGATCAGGATTCGTATAAAAAGTTTCAGGACTAACTAAACTTTTCATCAAGCTATCTTCGATTTGCCAAGCTCGCTGAAAATAAGCAAGGATTTCTTGGCGATCGCAACGGTGCAGATTTGGTGGTTGCATAGATGGAAATTTTATTACGTTTAGTCTATAAAACTATAGGCACAATTTATGAATTGTCCCTGAGTTTTTGAGTAAATATCCTTAAACTTGACACAAAACTAATCCAAACAAATTTTGGGGATCTGTCCAGATTTTGACGGTTTCTAAACCCTGCGATCGCAGTTGGGCTTGAACTGCCTCTAGGTCAAACTTGCGCGAGATTTCAGTGAGGATGCTTTCACCAGCTTGAAACTGGATTTTGAGATCGAGAATATCTAAAGAAACTTGATGGGGCGATCGCGCATGTAAATACATTTCAATTTGATGATCGACCTCGTTGTAAATTGCTTGATGTGTAAATAAATCAAGATCGAAATCACCTTGAAACCGCCAGTTCAAATGGGCAAGCATATTCAAATTAAAAGCAGCCGTTACTTCTTGGCTATCGTTATAGGCAGCTTCTAAAATATCTTTAGGCTTTTGCAAATCAATACCTAACAAAAAATAATCACCCTGAGTTAACGCATGGGCAACCTTGCCTAAAAAATCATCGGATTCTGCTGCGGTGAAGTTACCAATCGAGCTACCTAAAAAGAAAATCATCCGCGATCGTCCATGATTTTTGCCTAGATAAAGTAACGCTTCTTC encodes the following:
- the egtD gene encoding L-histidine N(alpha)-methyltransferase, with product MTVKHLKILHQHNSAITQSISKDGDDVVQGLTQSPKSLPPKYFYDDRGSELFEQICDLPEYYPTRTEAWILNQYADEIAAITGSCELVELGSGSSTKTHYLLSAYQKAANSLTESVPDAFSYIPIDVSGGILKTTVLHLQEKYPDLCLEGLLGTYEEALLYLGKNHGRSRMIFFLGSSIGNFTAAESDDFLGKVAHALTQGDYFLLGIDLQKPKDILEAAYNDSQEVTAAFNLNMLAHLNWRFQGDFDLDLFTHQAIYNEVDHQIEMYLHARSPHQVSLDILDLKIQFQAGESILTEISRKFDLEAVQAQLRSQGLETVKIWTDPQNLFGLVLCQV
- the ovoA gene encoding 5-histidylcysteine sulfoxide synthase, which produces MQPPNLHRCDRQEILAYFQRAWQIEDSLMKSLVSPETFYTNPDRLRNLLIFYLGHSAVFYINKLVRVGLLSARINPDFEVLFEIGVDPEKPDDISGIFASLRQAEVTAVWEYRQQVYDRISEFIHNMAIALPINQEHPLWALMMAIEHQYIHIETSSMLIRQLPVDKLHRPESWQYAPANGYTSANEMIEIKGGDVQLGKPQDSNIYGWDIEYGDRLVNVETFQASKYLITNAEFLDFVKDDGYENQQYWHEQSWSWKVQHKIKHPKFWIQQGNNYKYRAMFDEIAMPFDFPAEVNHYEAIAYCHWKGNDTRLMSEAEWNLATYGVSNLRQPIEETNSGFNLNLKFASPSPVGSLEAQSPSGLYDLRGNVWEWLSDHLTPLTGYQPHYLYEGYSASYFDTKHNMMAGGSWITSGTEAEKYYRNWFRPNFYQHAGFRIAHS